From a region of the Haloferax volcanii DS2 genome:
- a CDS encoding DUF5814 domain-containing protein: protein MAITDKIYLKNHRQIVSQLDTNIPKRVFSGATLEILYSGEGLAKVDDATRDRLLDFAQDFLDCENSDDIYTGYPERQFIEYLLELRAQGLGPDAIVDVMSDDYMVYAYPGDVLSFLDDSVRTLESVEALADVEGDREMRDEARRAKQDLVGPR from the coding sequence GTGGCTATCACCGACAAGATCTATCTCAAAAACCACCGCCAAATCGTCTCGCAACTGGATACGAACATCCCCAAGCGCGTCTTCAGCGGTGCGACCCTCGAAATCCTCTACTCCGGCGAGGGCCTCGCCAAGGTGGACGACGCCACCCGCGACCGCCTGCTCGACTTCGCGCAGGACTTCCTCGACTGCGAGAATTCGGACGACATCTACACCGGCTACCCCGAGCGCCAGTTCATCGAGTACCTGCTGGAACTCCGCGCGCAGGGCCTCGGCCCCGACGCCATCGTGGACGTGATGAGCGACGACTACATGGTGTACGCCTACCCCGGCGACGTGCTTTCGTTCCTCGACGACTCGGTCCGGACGCTCGAATCGGTCGAGGCGCTCGCGGACGTGGAAGGAGACAGAGAGATGCGGGACGAGGCGCGGCGGGCGAAGCAGGACCTCGTCGGTCCTCGCTGA
- a CDS encoding ribbon-helix-helix protein, CopG family: MGNKNKTISFRVNEDAFETLREIAEERDISLSAVFRDYVDTLVAHDGQVQVVPKHELEKLREGEDESFPPTVEVPKSFIREHERLELEAEHLREQLEEHKGYVNYLREQVENDHDDVEEVIQLEDLDTGDEPSFRLG; encoded by the coding sequence ATGGGCAACAAGAACAAGACTATCTCGTTTCGCGTCAACGAGGACGCGTTCGAGACCCTTCGGGAGATAGCCGAGGAGCGGGACATCTCCCTGTCCGCCGTCTTCCGCGACTACGTGGACACGTTAGTTGCCCACGACGGTCAGGTGCAGGTCGTCCCCAAACACGAACTCGAAAAGCTGCGCGAGGGCGAAGACGAGTCGTTCCCGCCGACCGTGGAGGTTCCCAAGAGCTTCATCCGCGAGCACGAACGCCTCGAACTGGAGGCCGAACACCTCCGCGAGCAACTCGAAGAACACAAAGGCTACGTGAACTACCTGCGCGAGCAGGTCGAAAACGACCACGACGACGTGGAGGAGGTCATCCAACTGGAAGACCTCGATACGGGCGACGAGCCGTCGTTCCGCCTCGGCTAA
- a CDS encoding RPA family protein yields the protein MSSNEIPTREVARRVFAQEFNDAGYTFKESDDERAPVYLLLPTGESANRVFLVGTLTEKEDVGEDNEYWRGRIVDPTGTFFVYAGQYQPEAASALRDLDAPAYVAVVGKPRTYETDDGSINVSVRPESITEVDAATRDRWVTETADKTLDRIAAFDEEGDEYARMAREHYDLDPEEYKRAAIAALESLEQADELSA from the coding sequence ATGAGTTCCAACGAAATCCCCACTCGAGAGGTCGCCCGGCGCGTCTTCGCACAGGAGTTCAACGACGCCGGTTACACGTTCAAAGAGTCGGACGACGAGCGCGCGCCCGTCTATCTGCTGCTCCCGACGGGAGAGAGCGCCAACCGCGTCTTCCTCGTCGGCACGCTGACCGAGAAGGAAGACGTCGGCGAGGACAACGAGTACTGGCGGGGTCGCATCGTCGACCCGACGGGGACGTTCTTCGTCTACGCCGGCCAGTACCAGCCCGAGGCCGCCAGCGCGCTGCGCGACCTCGACGCGCCCGCCTACGTCGCGGTCGTCGGCAAGCCGCGGACGTACGAGACCGACGACGGCAGCATCAACGTCTCCGTCCGCCCCGAATCAATCACCGAGGTCGACGCGGCCACGCGCGACCGCTGGGTGACGGAGACCGCGGACAAGACGCTCGACCGCATCGCGGCGTTCGACGAGGAGGGCGACGAGTACGCGCGGATGGCCCGCGAGCACTACGACCTCGACCCCGAGGAGTACAAGCGCGCCGCCATCGCCGCGCTCGAAAGCCTCGAACAGGCCGACGAACTGAGCGCGTAA
- a CDS encoding hypothetical protein (Replication protein A protects and stabilize the intermediate ssDNA that is generated by the unwinding action of a DNA helicase at the replication fork. In addition, SSBs prevent the formation of secondary structures by single-stranded template DNA.): MTDLRTHAAEIADQFSDHLDVSADEVEERLESLVTEYRVPVDEARRSVVNSYLDEAGIERDELAGGSGGNEQTLLNDIDEDEQWVDVRAKVVELWEPRSESIAQVGLLGDDSGRMKFVSFTTSELPELEEGKSYALGNVVTDEYQGNFSVKLNRTTSITELDEEIEVGDDSTSVEGALVDSQSGSGLIKRCPEEGCTRVLQNGRCSEHGSVEGEFDLRIKAVVDDGDEVHEVIFNREMTEELTGIELDEAKQMAMDALDTTIVEEEMRGDLVGYYYRVTGPTLGRYVLANEVERLREPADAEELLIKARSM, from the coding sequence ATGACTGATTTGCGAACCCATGCGGCTGAGATAGCCGACCAGTTCTCGGACCACCTAGACGTGTCCGCGGACGAAGTCGAAGAACGATTAGAGAGCCTCGTCACCGAGTACCGCGTCCCCGTCGACGAAGCGCGGCGGAGCGTCGTCAACAGTTACCTCGACGAGGCCGGTATCGAGCGCGACGAGCTCGCCGGCGGCTCCGGCGGAAACGAACAGACCCTGCTCAACGACATCGACGAAGACGAGCAGTGGGTCGACGTGCGCGCGAAGGTCGTCGAACTCTGGGAACCCCGGAGCGAGTCCATCGCGCAGGTCGGCCTGCTCGGCGACGACTCCGGGCGGATGAAGTTCGTCTCGTTCACCACGTCCGAACTCCCCGAACTCGAAGAAGGGAAGTCGTACGCGCTCGGCAACGTCGTCACCGACGAGTACCAGGGCAACTTCTCCGTGAAGCTCAACCGGACGACGAGCATCACCGAACTCGACGAGGAGATCGAAGTCGGCGACGACTCGACCAGCGTCGAGGGCGCGCTCGTGGACAGCCAGTCGGGGAGCGGCCTCATCAAGCGCTGTCCGGAGGAGGGCTGTACGCGCGTCCTCCAGAACGGGCGCTGTTCCGAACACGGCAGCGTCGAAGGCGAGTTCGACCTCCGAATCAAGGCCGTCGTCGACGACGGCGACGAGGTCCACGAAGTCATCTTCAACAGAGAGATGACGGAGGAGCTGACCGGTATCGAACTGGACGAGGCGAAGCAGATGGCCATGGACGCCCTCGACACCACCATCGTCGAAGAGGAGATGCGCGGTGACCTCGTGGGGTACTACTACCGCGTCACCGGCCCGACGCTGGGCCGGTACGTGCTCGCCAACGAAGTCGAGCGGCTGCGCGAGCCGGCGGACGCAGAAGAACTGCTCATCAAAGCGAGGTCGATGTAA
- a CDS encoding DUF7091 family protein encodes MDDRLESIIRSAARSAGKRYEEAKRAYRDGRDPSPTHSLPRDAEGRAKIVCRRHAEHRAVAVDAKGRPACFDPDHPDCQGCVDDIREGMVETW; translated from the coding sequence ATGGACGACCGCCTCGAAAGCATCATCCGCAGCGCCGCCCGCTCGGCCGGCAAGCGCTACGAAGAGGCCAAACGCGCCTATCGAGACGGTCGGGACCCGTCTCCGACGCACTCCCTCCCGCGGGACGCCGAGGGTCGCGCGAAAATCGTCTGCCGCCGCCACGCCGAGCACCGCGCCGTCGCCGTCGACGCGAAGGGCCGTCCCGCCTGCTTCGACCCCGACCACCCCGACTGTCAGGGCTGTGTCGATGACATTCGCGAGGGGATGGTCGAGACGTGGTAG
- a CDS encoding mannose-1-phosphate guanylyltransferase has protein sequence MDRPLVALVLAGGTGTRLYPASRSDRPKQFLPLGGDRSLLAETVARADFADHVVVSTRPAFTDDIADHAPDAEVVVEPAAKDTGPALVYATHRIAASYDDPVVVVLPSDHHVGDGFAEAMTSGARVAADTDSLVAFGVEPTRPETGYGYIEPGADRDDARDLAAFHEKPDAETAARYVDQGYLWNAGMFAWTPEALFSAARDSPLSPLLDALDDGDADAGFAAVEGVSIDYAVMERAADAAVVPADFEWDDLGSWDALERIVDADEDGNVALGDDPVFVDAADNVVATDGATVSLVGVSDLAVVAWGDRVLVVPKEEAQKVREVVSRLKRKEMF, from the coding sequence ATGGACCGCCCACTCGTCGCGCTCGTCCTCGCCGGCGGCACCGGCACCCGCCTGTACCCCGCGAGCCGGAGCGACCGGCCCAAGCAGTTCCTCCCGCTCGGCGGCGACCGCTCGCTGCTCGCGGAGACCGTCGCCCGCGCCGACTTCGCCGACCACGTCGTCGTCTCGACGCGTCCCGCGTTCACCGACGACATCGCTGACCATGCGCCCGACGCCGAGGTCGTGGTCGAGCCCGCGGCCAAGGACACCGGCCCGGCGCTCGTCTACGCGACCCACCGCATCGCCGCATCGTACGACGACCCGGTCGTGGTCGTCCTCCCGAGCGACCACCACGTCGGCGACGGCTTCGCCGAGGCAATGACCAGCGGGGCGCGCGTCGCCGCCGACACCGACTCCCTCGTCGCCTTCGGCGTCGAACCCACTCGCCCGGAGACCGGCTACGGCTACATCGAACCCGGCGCGGACCGCGACGACGCCCGCGACCTCGCCGCGTTCCACGAGAAACCGGACGCCGAGACGGCCGCCCGCTACGTCGACCAGGGCTACCTCTGGAACGCCGGGATGTTCGCGTGGACGCCCGAAGCGCTGTTTTCCGCCGCGCGCGACTCGCCGCTTTCCCCCCTCCTCGACGCCCTCGACGACGGCGACGCGGACGCCGGCTTCGCGGCGGTCGAAGGCGTCAGCATCGACTACGCGGTGATGGAGCGCGCCGCCGACGCGGCGGTCGTCCCGGCCGATTTCGAGTGGGACGACCTCGGCTCGTGGGACGCCCTCGAACGAATCGTCGACGCCGACGAAGACGGTAACGTCGCGCTCGGTGACGACCCGGTGTTCGTCGATGCCGCGGACAACGTCGTCGCCACCGACGGCGCGACCGTCTCGCTCGTCGGCGTCTCCGACCTCGCGGTCGTCGCGTGGGGCGACCGCGTGCTCGTCGTGCCGAAAGAGGAGGCGCAGAAAGTTCGCGAGGTGGTGTCGCGGCTGAAGCGGAAAGAGATGTTCTGA
- a CDS encoding SDR family oxidoreductase, which produces MELGLDGDTVVVTASSAGLGRASAAALADEGANVVVCGRDPERLAATESELGDLDGDVLGVETDITNKGDVEALVEAAVEEFGGVDHVVTSAGGVPPGGFADLTEREWYGAFDMLVMSAVWTVRAARPHLEASDVGTITCITSTSVKEVIDDLILSNAVRRGVIGLVKSLSRELAPGVRVNAVLPGAHETSRIEELVEAAVERGDHDTYEEGLDSWSDGIPLGRVGDPRELGDVVAFLASDRASFVTGACVPVDGGRLRSA; this is translated from the coding sequence ATGGAACTCGGACTCGACGGCGACACGGTCGTCGTCACGGCGAGTTCGGCCGGTCTCGGGCGCGCGAGCGCCGCGGCGCTGGCCGACGAAGGAGCGAACGTCGTCGTCTGCGGGCGCGACCCCGAGCGCCTCGCGGCGACCGAATCGGAGCTTGGCGACCTCGACGGCGACGTGCTCGGCGTCGAGACTGACATCACGAACAAGGGAGACGTGGAGGCGCTAGTCGAGGCTGCCGTCGAGGAGTTCGGCGGCGTCGACCACGTCGTCACCTCGGCCGGCGGCGTGCCGCCGGGCGGCTTCGCTGACCTGACCGAACGGGAGTGGTACGGCGCGTTCGACATGCTCGTCATGAGCGCCGTCTGGACCGTGCGGGCGGCGCGGCCGCACCTCGAAGCGAGCGACGTGGGGACGATTACCTGCATCACCTCTACGTCGGTCAAGGAGGTCATCGACGACCTCATCCTCTCGAACGCGGTCCGCCGCGGCGTCATCGGCCTCGTGAAGTCGCTGTCGCGCGAACTCGCGCCGGGCGTGCGGGTGAACGCGGTCCTGCCGGGCGCACACGAGACGAGTCGCATCGAGGAACTGGTCGAGGCGGCCGTCGAGCGCGGCGACCACGACACGTACGAAGAAGGCCTCGACTCGTGGTCCGACGGGATTCCGCTGGGCCGCGTCGGTGACCCGCGCGAACTCGGCGACGTGGTCGCGTTCCTCGCCAGCGACCGCGCGAGCTTCGTCACCGGGGCGTGTGTCCCGGTCGACGGCGGGCGGCTGCGGAGCGCCTGA
- a CDS encoding Tfx family DNA-binding protein produces the protein MSDAGRDDETVPDVDQLLDRAGFDPETSVLTRRQAEVLALRERGVRQSTIADFLGTSRANVSSIEASARANVEKARETVTFVDALTAPVRVEVPTGSDLYDVPKQVYDACDEAGVKVNQTAPDLMKIVSDAAGDAVEGREIKEQLFVGVTSDGRVRVRRHADGV, from the coding sequence ATGAGCGACGCCGGACGCGACGACGAGACGGTCCCCGACGTAGACCAACTGCTCGACAGGGCGGGGTTCGACCCGGAGACGAGCGTCCTCACGCGACGGCAGGCGGAGGTGCTCGCGCTGCGCGAGCGTGGGGTCCGCCAGTCGACTATCGCCGACTTCCTCGGCACCTCGCGCGCGAACGTCTCCAGCATCGAAGCCAGCGCCCGCGCCAACGTCGAGAAGGCCCGCGAGACGGTGACGTTCGTGGACGCGCTCACCGCGCCGGTCCGCGTCGAGGTCCCGACCGGAAGCGACCTCTACGACGTGCCCAAGCAGGTGTACGACGCCTGCGACGAGGCGGGCGTGAAGGTGAACCAGACCGCGCCGGACCTGATGAAAATCGTCTCCGACGCCGCCGGCGACGCGGTGGAGGGACGGGAAATCAAAGAACAGCTCTTCGTCGGCGTCACGAGCGACGGCCGGGTTCGCGTCCGCCGACACGCCGACGGCGTCTGA
- a CDS encoding TRAM domain-containing protein, with the protein MSDCPLADDCPSFSERIAGMGCQYYGDRGGAEWCDHYERPISELKQQPVKPGEEVIVTVEDIHESGAGVGRTEDGFIVFVDGLLPDARAIVRIDRVKGSHARAKKIVERLPLDPEAEGDEAGETSGAGESTGADAKSKGSGRDGPKRPEALGSRDNFWGE; encoded by the coding sequence ATGTCCGACTGTCCACTCGCGGACGACTGCCCGAGCTTCTCAGAACGAATCGCGGGCATGGGGTGCCAGTACTACGGCGACCGCGGCGGCGCGGAGTGGTGCGACCACTACGAGCGCCCCATCTCCGAGCTCAAACAGCAGCCCGTCAAGCCGGGAGAGGAGGTCATCGTCACCGTCGAGGACATCCACGAGAGCGGTGCCGGCGTCGGGCGGACCGAAGACGGCTTCATCGTCTTCGTGGACGGGCTCCTGCCGGACGCGCGCGCCATCGTCCGCATCGACCGGGTGAAGGGGAGCCACGCCCGCGCGAAGAAAATCGTCGAGCGCCTGCCGCTCGACCCCGAAGCCGAGGGGGACGAGGCGGGAGAGACGAGCGGGGCGGGCGAGTCAACCGGCGCGGACGCCAAATCGAAGGGAAGCGGTCGCGACGGTCCGAAGCGCCCCGAGGCGCTCGGCAGCCGAGACAACTTCTGGGGCGAGTAA
- a CDS encoding radical SAM protein codes for MISKGCEQCAMGGKMVLFVYGYCDQRDCFYCPLGENRKNVTDVYANERKVESDADVIEEAKRMDALGSSITGGEPQEALDKTCRYISLLKDEFGEDHHIHLYTGITGGRENMRRLAEAGLDEIRFHPPLELWGDMHGTEWEDILYIAREEGLTPAFEIPGIRAEPEFLDFLDEGAAEFCNINEFEMSDGNYRRMQEKGYELQDGHMSAVDGSKEAILDEMGDHERVYFCTSVFKDAAQHRNRLKRMARNLRRPFDEVTDDGTLVYGKTYTPAERFIELGVPDEFYSIKSNHVEVAWWLLEEMIEDGDVDDGEIVEQYPTYDGTVVERTPLA; via the coding sequence ATGATCTCGAAGGGATGCGAACAGTGCGCCATGGGCGGGAAGATGGTGCTGTTCGTCTACGGGTACTGCGACCAGCGCGATTGTTTCTACTGCCCGCTCGGCGAGAATCGCAAGAACGTCACCGACGTGTACGCCAACGAGCGGAAAGTCGAGTCCGACGCCGACGTCATCGAGGAGGCGAAACGCATGGACGCACTCGGGTCGTCCATCACCGGCGGCGAACCGCAGGAGGCGCTCGACAAGACCTGCCGATACATCTCGCTTCTCAAAGACGAGTTCGGTGAGGACCACCACATCCACCTCTATACGGGAATCACTGGCGGCCGCGAGAACATGCGCCGCCTCGCTGAGGCCGGCCTCGACGAGATTCGCTTCCACCCGCCGCTCGAACTCTGGGGCGACATGCACGGCACCGAATGGGAAGATATCCTCTACATCGCCCGCGAGGAAGGCCTGACTCCGGCGTTCGAGATTCCGGGCATCCGCGCGGAACCGGAGTTCCTCGACTTCCTCGACGAGGGGGCCGCGGAGTTCTGCAACATCAACGAGTTCGAGATGTCCGACGGGAACTACCGCCGGATGCAGGAGAAGGGCTACGAACTGCAAGATGGCCACATGTCGGCGGTTGATGGCTCGAAGGAGGCCATTCTCGACGAGATGGGCGACCACGAGCGCGTCTACTTCTGTACCTCCGTGTTCAAGGACGCCGCCCAGCACAGAAATCGCCTGAAGCGCATGGCCCGCAACCTCCGCCGCCCCTTCGACGAGGTGACGGACGACGGCACGCTCGTCTACGGCAAGACCTACACGCCCGCCGAGCGGTTCATCGAACTCGGCGTCCCCGACGAGTTTTACAGCATCAAGTCGAACCACGTCGAGGTCGCGTGGTGGCTCCTCGAAGAGATGATCGAAGACGGCGACGTCGACGACGGCGAAATAGTCGAGCAGTACCCGACGTACGATGGCACGGTGGTCGAGCGGACGCCGCTGGCCTGA
- a CDS encoding hybrid sensor histidine kinase/response regulator, with amino-acid sequence MSLGSVVRAEGPVRVLLVDDTESAADTMSALSGCDRLDVAAVDAPTAAVDAHAESPFDCIVTEFEFDGTGGLDALLRVRELPNPPPVILFTRLDSEETVREAVAAGVADVVDKRPTDAQIAVLAHRISKAVAAARQSTELDELHAWLRVVAEQSLVGLYVIRDGRVAFVNEYLSNLLGYDTDEVVGRPITEFVVEEDRTIVEESLRNRSHGSVESMSYTVRVRDYADELTALEITGQRTTVDGEPVVVGTAMDVTARLESERLLRRSERLTSQIISSLPDMVFISEPTEFDIVYINDQFESVWGRDVSLLYDDPNSFLDLIHVDDRDQLTRAIDEMFVDIRDGAVDDQYEFEFRFVPEGSERIHWATARAVPLLGENGDVTNILGVISDLTERISHERELAQQNARLDAFARVLSHDIRGPLAVAQGRLELARELDDDSHLDHVERAHRRITDVVEDVLSLARDERSVLDATEVSLADAAATGWEMCSSNADHVRCEIGELPVVEADESRTTRLFENLFRNALQHARNGRAGAADRGDEPTDLVIRVGALPSRRGFFVEDNGPGIPASIRDRVFDAGFSTKDGDGNGLGLGIVRQIADSHGWAVRVVDGAAGARFEVLFDPVGEAGAAE; translated from the coding sequence ATGTCTCTCGGTTCCGTCGTTCGTGCTGAGGGCCCGGTACGGGTGCTCCTCGTCGACGATACCGAGTCCGCCGCGGACACGATGTCGGCGCTCAGCGGCTGTGACCGCCTCGATGTCGCGGCGGTCGACGCTCCGACCGCGGCGGTCGACGCGCACGCCGAGTCGCCGTTCGACTGTATCGTCACCGAGTTCGAATTCGACGGCACCGGCGGTCTTGACGCGCTCCTTCGCGTCCGCGAGCTGCCGAACCCGCCGCCCGTGATTCTGTTCACCCGGCTTGACTCCGAGGAGACGGTCCGCGAGGCGGTCGCCGCCGGCGTCGCCGACGTGGTCGACAAGCGACCGACCGACGCTCAAATCGCGGTGCTCGCCCACCGCATCTCGAAGGCGGTCGCCGCGGCCCGCCAGTCGACCGAACTCGACGAACTGCACGCGTGGCTCCGCGTCGTCGCCGAGCAGTCGCTCGTCGGCCTGTACGTGATACGCGACGGCCGGGTCGCGTTCGTCAACGAGTATCTCTCGAACTTGCTCGGCTACGACACGGACGAGGTGGTCGGCCGACCCATCACCGAGTTCGTCGTCGAAGAAGACCGCACCATCGTCGAAGAGAGCCTGCGAAACAGGTCCCACGGCAGCGTCGAATCGATGTCGTACACCGTTCGCGTCCGTGATTACGCCGACGAGCTGACCGCGCTGGAAATCACCGGTCAGCGGACGACGGTCGACGGCGAGCCGGTCGTCGTCGGGACCGCGATGGACGTCACGGCCCGACTGGAGTCCGAACGACTCCTCAGACGGTCCGAACGTCTCACCAGCCAAATCATCTCGTCGCTCCCGGATATGGTGTTCATCTCGGAGCCCACCGAGTTCGATATCGTCTACATCAACGACCAGTTCGAGAGCGTCTGGGGACGCGACGTGTCGCTTCTCTACGATGACCCGAACTCGTTCCTCGACCTCATCCACGTCGACGACCGAGACCAACTGACGCGGGCTATCGACGAGATGTTCGTCGACATCCGAGACGGTGCCGTCGACGACCAGTACGAGTTCGAGTTCCGATTCGTTCCCGAGGGGAGCGAGCGTATCCACTGGGCCACCGCCCGCGCGGTCCCGCTCCTCGGTGAGAACGGCGACGTGACGAACATCCTCGGCGTGATTTCCGACCTCACGGAACGCATCAGCCACGAGCGCGAACTCGCCCAGCAGAACGCCCGGCTCGACGCCTTCGCCCGCGTCCTCTCGCACGACATCCGCGGCCCGCTGGCGGTCGCACAGGGCCGGCTCGAACTCGCACGCGAACTCGACGACGACAGCCACCTCGACCACGTCGAGCGCGCCCACCGACGCATCACCGACGTGGTCGAAGACGTGCTGTCTCTCGCCCGCGACGAGCGCTCCGTCCTCGACGCGACGGAGGTCTCGCTGGCCGACGCCGCGGCCACCGGCTGGGAGATGTGCTCGTCGAACGCCGACCACGTCCGCTGTGAAATCGGCGAGCTTCCGGTGGTCGAAGCCGACGAGAGCCGGACGACGCGCCTCTTCGAGAACCTGTTTCGGAACGCGCTTCAGCACGCTCGAAACGGCCGCGCCGGCGCGGCCGACCGCGGCGACGAGCCGACCGACCTCGTGATTCGCGTCGGCGCGCTTCCGTCGCGCCGCGGCTTTTTCGTCGAGGACAACGGGCCCGGCATCCCGGCGTCGATTCGCGACCGCGTCTTCGACGCCGGCTTTTCGACCAAAGACGGCGACGGAAACGGCCTCGGACTCGGCATCGTCCGGCAGATTGCCGACTCCCACGGCTGGGCGGTTCGGGTTGTCGACGGCGCGGCCGGCGCGCGCTTCGAGGTGCTTTTCGACCCCGTCGGCGAGGCCGGCGCGGCGGAGTGA
- a CDS encoding DUF373 family protein has product MLLVLCVDLDDDLGRKTGLSTPVVGRQRVEDAAVALATADPEDSDVNVLFQGIQVHDELLESEDEEVEVAAVTGLEGSDVKANRAIGDEIDTVLASLSTGEPVHAIVITDGAQDESVLPVIRSRVPIDGVRRVVVRQAQNLESMYYTMKQVLADPETRGTILVPLGILLLIYPFVTIASFFDVPGAVVLGLISALLGLYTLFRGLGLESAVDEAADRARNVLYAGRVTIITYVAAAALLVVGGVRGVELLETVSESVAGDPPAGLVLATLVHGAVEWFAAAGITSSLGQVTDEYLHDRFKWRYLNAPFYVLAIAIVLYALSGFFLPEGVVGVQTFYLPGLAVALTVGTLLGVLSTLTFAVAESRYPTGSDGENEQPA; this is encoded by the coding sequence ATGCTCTTGGTCCTCTGTGTCGACCTCGACGACGACCTCGGCCGCAAGACGGGTCTGTCGACGCCCGTCGTCGGCCGACAGCGCGTCGAGGACGCCGCGGTGGCGCTGGCCACCGCGGACCCGGAGGACTCCGACGTGAACGTCCTCTTTCAGGGCATTCAGGTCCACGACGAACTCCTCGAATCGGAGGACGAGGAGGTCGAAGTCGCGGCGGTCACCGGGTTGGAAGGCAGCGACGTGAAGGCGAACCGCGCCATCGGCGACGAGATAGACACCGTCCTCGCGAGCCTCTCGACCGGCGAGCCCGTCCACGCCATCGTCATCACCGACGGCGCACAGGACGAGTCGGTCCTGCCGGTCATCCGCTCGCGCGTCCCCATCGACGGGGTTCGCCGGGTCGTCGTCAGGCAGGCCCAGAACCTCGAATCGATGTACTACACGATGAAGCAGGTGCTCGCCGACCCCGAGACCCGCGGGACCATCCTCGTCCCGCTCGGCATCCTGCTTCTCATCTACCCCTTCGTCACCATCGCCAGCTTCTTCGACGTGCCTGGCGCGGTCGTTCTCGGCCTCATCTCGGCGCTGCTCGGCCTGTACACGCTGTTCCGGGGCCTCGGCCTCGAATCAGCGGTCGACGAGGCGGCCGACCGCGCCCGGAACGTCCTCTACGCCGGCCGCGTCACCATCATCACCTACGTCGCCGCCGCGGCGCTCCTCGTCGTCGGCGGCGTCCGCGGGGTCGAACTCCTCGAAACCGTCTCGGAGAGCGTCGCGGGCGACCCCCCGGCGGGGCTCGTCCTCGCCACGCTCGTCCACGGCGCGGTCGAGTGGTTCGCCGCCGCCGGCATCACCAGCAGCCTCGGGCAGGTGACGGACGAGTACCTCCACGACCGCTTCAAGTGGCGCTATCTCAACGCGCCGTTCTACGTGCTCGCCATCGCCATCGTACTGTACGCGCTCTCGGGGTTTTTCCTCCCCGAGGGCGTCGTCGGCGTCCAGACGTTCTACCTCCCCGGGCTCGCCGTCGCGCTCACGGTCGGCACGCTCCTCGGCGTGCTGAGCACGCTCACGTTCGCGGTGGCGGAGTCGCGCTACCCGACCGGCTCCGACGGCGAAAACGAGCAACCGGCGTAA
- a CDS encoding polyprenyl synthetase family protein: MEYLERRVTMVNDRLEEVVSAVEPSELADQLDHVALAGGKRVRPAVTILACEAVGGTPEDAVDFAVGVELVHNASLVVDDIIDRSDIRRGTPSAWAEYGYGPAIIASDGLLGEAFALLSSSDRATRIVAESMVELGEGEATELVAVPSNEAEYMQLAHRKTGALFRAAAELGAVAASGDAHVVEAFGDYAARVGVAFQIRDDVLDATADAEELGKPTGQDAEMGRPSLVQVTDLTPEEANRRARKQADEALSALDDSGVDDSEPLEYLRDLAEFVIVRES; the protein is encoded by the coding sequence ATGGAATACCTGGAGCGCCGGGTCACGATGGTAAACGACCGCCTCGAGGAGGTCGTCTCGGCGGTCGAGCCGTCGGAGCTCGCCGACCAACTCGACCACGTCGCTCTCGCGGGGGGCAAGCGCGTCCGCCCCGCCGTGACCATCCTCGCCTGCGAGGCCGTCGGTGGCACCCCCGAAGACGCCGTCGACTTCGCGGTCGGCGTCGAACTCGTCCACAACGCCTCGCTCGTCGTCGACGACATCATCGACCGGTCCGACATCCGCCGCGGCACGCCGAGCGCGTGGGCCGAGTACGGCTACGGCCCGGCCATCATCGCCTCCGACGGCCTGCTCGGCGAGGCGTTCGCCCTCCTGTCGTCGTCCGACCGCGCCACCCGCATCGTCGCCGAATCGATGGTCGAACTCGGTGAGGGCGAGGCGACCGAACTGGTCGCGGTCCCCTCGAACGAAGCCGAGTACATGCAGCTCGCCCATCGCAAGACGGGCGCGCTGTTCCGCGCTGCGGCCGAACTCGGTGCAGTCGCCGCGAGCGGCGACGCCCACGTCGTCGAGGCGTTCGGTGACTACGCGGCCCGCGTCGGCGTCGCCTTCCAAATCCGCGACGACGTGCTCGACGCCACCGCGGACGCCGAGGAACTCGGGAAACCCACGGGACAGGACGCCGAGATGGGCCGGCCGTCGCTCGTGCAGGTGACTGACCTGACCCCCGAGGAAGCGAACCGCCGGGCCCGCAAGCAGGCCGACGAGGCGCTGTCGGCGCTGGACGACTCGGGCGTCGACGACTCGGAGCCGCTGGAGTATCTCCGCGACCTCGCGGAGTTCGTCATCGTCCGCGAGAGCTGA